A single Candidatus Rubidus massiliensis DNA region contains:
- a CDS encoding Transposase yields the protein MERTSYSTYFIGKGKEYSFEFKLDAVFAAQEIGIKPTSRKFKVAPNTVRAWLRKFKAHGKKGLEDCRKGPNFIPNKISKEEEEQIISIRKRSPCFGPLRIKHFYPFIRCSLGAIQRVIRSHGLTKKRKRVYQKRRDLREVKAKRASMTHLQMDVKHLRDIPNYWEQMDVLNLPKYQYTIRDTKSGMLYLGFSNELSELNARTMVDYVLSKITPFIKLEHQQIIIQTDNGSEFSGLARKIETAPFRQMIEKIHKAKHVYIRPGHCNAQADVESSHELIETEFYDLAKFANRENFLSQVESYRLYFNLRRPNFYKGKKTPAEICISDWNTNISYHLSLIKTIDLDKVSLFSYQKVQTIPNLAVY from the coding sequence ATGGAGCGCACTTCATATTCTACGTATTTTATTGGAAAAGGAAAAGAATATTCTTTTGAATTTAAACTCGATGCTGTATTTGCAGCTCAAGAAATTGGCATAAAACCGACTTCAAGAAAATTTAAAGTGGCGCCAAATACCGTGAGAGCTTGGTTAAGAAAGTTTAAAGCCCATGGAAAAAAGGGACTTGAAGACTGTAGAAAAGGACCTAATTTTATCCCTAATAAGATTTCTAAAGAAGAAGAAGAGCAAATTATAAGTATTCGTAAGCGATCACCTTGTTTTGGTCCTTTAAGAATAAAACATTTTTATCCGTTCATTAGATGTTCTTTAGGAGCAATTCAAAGAGTAATACGTTCTCACGGGTTAACTAAGAAAAGAAAAAGAGTGTACCAAAAGAGAAGAGATTTGAGGGAAGTTAAGGCAAAACGAGCTTCTATGACACATTTACAAATGGATGTAAAGCATTTAAGGGATATTCCTAATTATTGGGAACAAATGGATGTTTTGAACTTACCAAAATACCAATATACTATTCGAGACACTAAATCTGGAATGTTATACCTAGGATTTTCTAATGAGCTCTCAGAATTAAACGCACGAACAATGGTAGATTATGTATTATCTAAAATAACTCCATTTATAAAACTTGAACATCAACAAATTATTATACAAACAGATAATGGTTCGGAATTTAGTGGATTAGCTAGAAAAATAGAAACAGCTCCTTTTAGACAGATGATTGAAAAAATACACAAAGCTAAGCACGTGTACATAAGACCTGGTCATTGTAACGCTCAGGCAGATGTAGAAAGTTCCCATGAGTTGATAGAAACAGAATTTTATGATTTAGCGAAATTTGCAAATAGAGAGAATTTCTTAAGCCAAGTAGAGTCTTATCGTTTATATTTTAATTTAAGAAGACCCAATTTTTATAAAGGTAAAAAGACACCTGCAGAAATTTGCATAAGTGATTGGAATACAAACATTTCTTATCATTTATCATTGATAAAAACGATTGATCTGGATAAAGTTAGTTTATTCTCTTATCAAAAGGTTCAAACTATCCCTAATTTAGCCGTTTATTGA